The sequence GCTGCTTGGCACAAAGCACGACATGGCGGAATGGGGTCTTCCAACACCGTACACACCGGAGCGTAAATAGAGCACAGTAACTGCTTCATGTGTCGTGAACACCCAGATTCAATCAGCGGCCCAAACTGGCTGACTTCTAACCCGGCTTCGTCTTGAGAATCCTGGTTTCTAAAATTCGGAAATATGACTTCAGAGTAACCCAGCCCTTGGCATAAAGGTATGGTTAACGACTCACATCTTGAATGAAGTGGATATAGAGGTGGACTTGATGCAAGCCtgtgaataaaaatataattttgtgaATGCGGTATAGTAGAGTAATCGAGACACTGTTCTCTTCATAGCGACGTAGTGGAGTTATATCGTTCGTGAGATTCTTACCAACAGATGCGTACATGCACGACATTGAGTGTTCATCCAATAGATCCACGCTCTATACAGCAGTGAAGACGGCGTAGGCGTGTATTGCGGTCATCTCATTACGGTGAAAGCATTTCGTATAAAATGTAACATTAATGCGTTTTAATTGGCTGAAATgtctttatttaaaacaatcatTGACTTGAATTAAGTCTAATACGAATATATAAAAACAGATGATGCGATAATCGCAAACTATCGGATTGATAGTGGGAAGTTGATTTCGTCTGAAATCAGTGAAAGAGAGCGGTGGTACTAATCGTACCTTGATTCCGTTGATGTATCTGATGCAAGACACAGTCCTTCAGTTGGAAATAGTTCGCAATTCAATCTATCGGGCCACTGGAAGCCAAATCGCTGCATGAGATCTTCACATCCATCCTTTGCTGCTTGGCACAAGCCACGACATGGCGGAACAGGTACTTCCAACACCGTACACACCGGAGCATAGATGTAACACAGAAATGGCTTCAACCACGGTGAACACTGTATCTCTATCAGCGGCCAAAACTGGTGGACTTCCAGCCCGGCTTCGTCTTGAGAATCGTGGTTAAGAAAATTCGGAAACACGGCCTCAGAGTAATCAAGTCCTTTGCATAAAGGTATGGTTAATGGTTCACACTGTCGGCTGAATCGAGAAAaataaagagaaaagaaaacccATCAACAGACGTGCGCATGTCTCGTCCCACAAATTTTTACTTGAAGTATTTGTgccaaagtttaaaaaaatgatcAGTAATTTACTGCAGGTAGGAAATGTATCTTCATTAGGACGTTCGCATACAACCTGTCTCTTAGTTTGCGCACGCGTAAACGCAAAACCTATCTTCGCATCGCTGGTTTTGAACTTTGAGAGGAAATACTAATTTGCAAATGAGAGAACAACATAGGGCAGGATAACGTTAGAATGGGCCCATGGATTCCTCGTTGAGATTAGTTGTAAATTTACTGATGGTGCTACGCCAGAACTTTCAATGAGATCCAGTATCGCAACCCAAACACAGTTATTACATACTTATTAAACCAGACATCATTCATCACATAAATTATTCGAATTcaacattttctattttttgtttCGGGGAATAAAACAAAGATCACAACTTATCTGTTGTTACTAGCACTGTCAGCAAGATGTGGATACAAAGACGTTACCAAATAAATCATCTTTTACAACTTTCGGATCTCGTGATGCGCTGACCGTTCACATTAGTAAATTGTCCAAATATTATAATCCAAGCAAAACGTGGTCTCAATCGTACCTTGCTATTGTCGTCGATTCTGTTGTAGTTTGGCTGGTTGATCGTCCCTGGATCTCTGTGGAGTCCTCAAGACATAGCCCTTCAGTTGGAAATTGTTCGCAATTTAATCTATCGGGCCACTGGAAGCCATATTGCCGCATGAGATCTTCACATCCATCCTTTGCTGCTTGACATAAGCCACGACATGGCGGAACAAGTTCTTCCAACACCGTACACACCGGAGCATAGATGTAACAGAGAAGTGGCTTCaactgtggagaacactgtgtCTCGATCAGCGGCCAAAACTGGCTGACTTCCAACTTGGCTTCATCTTGAGAATCGTGGTTCAGAAAATTCGGAAACACGGTTTCAGAGTAACCAAGTTCTTGGCATAAAGGTATAGATAACGGTTCACACTGTCGGCTGTATTGAGACAAATAAAGACAAAAGCAAACAATCAGCAGAAGTGCGCATGTCCTGTTCCACAGATTTGTCACTTCCAATGTTCGTACCAAAGATTTAAAACAATAATTAGCGACGTTCTGCTGGTAGGGAATAAAGCGAAATTCGGACAATGGGTTTTATATCACTCGTCCTGTATACATTCAACGTTGTTTTCACAAACAAAATGCCAaccttagacttggttcaagtctatgaatttaaaaaaaaatcatttgtaatacatgtagtttctcttgtgcctctcctatttcgtacaaacctatttggaattcaGCAGCCCAGGCCGGGTTTACCAAGCGTTATCTTTGAGTTAGTGAGATAGTTTCAGCGGATTCCGGGAGAACCTCCGCTGTGTAGCGTGCACCCAATTCATCACATTCACCGCACTCCCGCGTTTCAAataaaaacagaacacaaatcatcgtgTTCATCTCactcaaatattcacaaatcacagacttgaatcaAGTCTATGCCAACCTGTATTTTCACACAATGGAATTATGAATGTATCTTTCTGAGGACATTACCCGTTAATCTGCATCTTAGTTAATAGTGCGTAAACCCAAACCTATCTTTTCattgctggtttttgattttgaagaaaaatagtAAATTTGCAAATGAGAGAACGACTAGGGTGATGACGTTAGCATAGGCCAATTGATTTCCGCATACTTGGCGTAGTTTAACCGCGTCCCGATTGGCTGTAAATTTTACAGACGGTGCTACGTCAGAATTCATTACGAGAAGCAGTAGGCCTATCGCAACCCAAAACAGTTATTACATACAACGTCATTTCTCTCACCAATCATACGAACTtaacattttctattttttgctTCTGTGGATAATAAAAGATCACAATTTATCTGTTGTTACCAGCACTGTCAGCAAGATGTGGATACAAAAGACGTTACCCAACAACTCATCTTTTACAACTTTCGCGTCACGTGATGCGCTTACCGCTCACATTATCAATATCGTCCAAGCAAAACGTTGTGCCAATCGTACCTTGCTATTGTTGTTGATTCCCTCGTGAGTTGGCGGGTTGATCGTTCTTGGTCCTCAGCGTAGTCTTCAACATCTGACCCAATACACAATCCTTCAGTTGGAAATTGTTCGCAATTCAATCTATCGGGCCACTGGAAAGCAAACTGCTGCATGTGACCTGCGCATCCATTCTTTGCTGCTTGGCACAGGCCACGACATGGCGGAACAGgttcttcaaaaaaaaatatcgtACACATCGGAGCATAGATGTAACACAGAAATGGCTTCAACTGCGGTGAACACTGTATTTCGATCAGCGGTGAAAACTCAATCATTTTCAACTCCGCCACGTCTTGAGAACTCTGGTCCAGAATATTCGGAAACATTGTTTCAGAATAGCCCAGTCCTTCGCATAAAGATAAGGTTAACGGCTCACATCGTCGGCTAGTATTCGCTGAAACTTTATCGACCACCAGCAGAATTATCAACGCCAAAATGTGACATTCATATTTCAGTGGATGCGGTACCATTTTAGATGTCTGTTCGCTAATCGCACTTATTTCCTGCAAAAAGAAGAAACAAATTCACAATAGCAGAAACCTGAGAAGCCAAGATTGCTAACATTAATTCCTACCGAGAAGAATGTACATTGTACAGTTTATTTGATAAttatatcaaaatgtttttgaacAAAAGAAGACTTCACGTAAATCACTTTCACACTCTTTACAAATTCAGAAAAGACAttgtatgaaaattgaaaatttattttgcaaagcaAGAGCCGCAATTCATGTAACGGTGGTAAAGTCTCcacataatttgaaatttgacggGTGACGTACCTGCAGATATTACAACTATCTGACGAATATCTCAGCGTCAGTTCCTCAAAGAAATACCAGACACAACGCCTCTGACAGTGAGCGTCACTTGTTTAAGGACAGTAGACAGGAAATATTTAGTTGTGGGTTTGATGTCACGTGACTCGAACGCGTATCCTATGATTTGATGAATCTAGAACGTTCCATTTTATCAATTAGTGGGCATGTCGACAATGTAAATGCTATCAGATTACTGATTGAAATATTGCTAATATTCTAAATAGAATGCTCCATCACGTACATGGGGACGAGTGAACCGCAATCAATCAGTTGGGAAACACAAACGTGGAttctcaaacgtttacaatacTGTTTCGgtctgccacttgtgggggttaaCCTTGAAACTCGTGCGATTTATAAAGATTTCAcgggcttatttttgtgaaaatcaaatgatGTGTTTTTCTCCGCAGGgtcggcggccattttgaatttcaagtttcagtaaatattaggtaatttgtttctctagtaccatgttttgctcggtgacccctgatttctatCCTTGATTTTCGAAAAGAAACTGTTTGAAGTTTCCATACTGAAAGCTCTAGCAAACCGTTTAAGACTTATAATTTCGAGGTGCGTACTGCTCTAGATAGGGAGAGGAGGAATGTCTAAAGAAATGTCTGAAGGAATGACTGAAGAAAAGTCCATGGGATGTGATCATTGATCAACTCAGATAAAAGACACCAGAGTAATCAAAAGACGATGGTTTAAGCTAGCGTTGcaattaaaaaacaaactttttttcaaagcaatatttgttATCAAAGATGGCATGAAAGTCCCTACCTAATAgtatgcaatttttaaaaagctGAGAATCTACAGTTTAGTATCATGGTAGAAATAGCTTACGCGAATGATGACAGGGGTATATATTTTGGGTAGAAAACCTGAATTTTggtatcaatgataaaaattaatttgaatcaAAAACTTAATACTACTTTAcgaaatttaatatctcatttgaaacaaGGTATATAAAGAAAAATCCGACATCATTTATTCTCATTCTTAAATGGCAGAGGTTCACAAATTGACTTTAAAAAAGTtactaaaatcatgataagtaaaattgaaatgactcttaGTCAAAATGTAATAACTTACTTGCTGAACAAAAGTgttcgttttgttatatagtacTTAAAGTGCAAAATGTGAAGAAGTTTGCTGTAATTGTCTCGTGTACTAGAATGGATGGATATATCAGTAACAAAATATGTCCTTACTAGAGTGCCAGAATCAAAAGACAAAAGTGATCTAAAAAAGGGATGCGCTGTGGCCAAACAATCATGGATTCCCACAATttgtcctctctctctctctctctctctctctctctctcgtctctctctctctctctctctctctctctctctctctcctctctctctctctctctctctctctctctctctctctctctctcttgttcTTTTTAATAATTTGATTAACATTTTCACGACAAGAaaggtaaatatttttttattttcaaaaatgctgccGA comes from Ptychodera flava strain L36383 chromosome 8, AS_Pfla_20210202, whole genome shotgun sequence and encodes:
- the LOC139139488 gene encoding uncharacterized protein — its product is MVPHPLKYECHILALIILLVVDKVSANTSRRCEPLTLSLCEGLGYSETMFPNILDQSSQDVAELKMIEFSPLIEIQCSPQLKPFLCYIYAPMCTIFFFEEPVPPCRGLCQAAKNGCAGHMQQFAFQWPDRLNCEQFPTEGLCIGSDVEDYAEDQERSTRQLTRESTTIASRQCEPLSIPLCQELGYSETVFPNFLNHDSQDEAKLEVSQFWPLIETQCSPQLKPLLCYIYAPVCTVLEELVPPCRGLCQAAKDGCEDLMRQYGFQWPDRLNCEQFPTEGLCLEDSTEIQGRSTSQTTTESTTIASRQCEPLTIPLCKGLDYSEAVFPNFLNHDSQDEAGLEVHQFWPLIEIQCSPWLKPFLCYIYAPVCTVLEVPVPPCRGLCQAAKDGCEDLMQRFGFQWPDRLNCELFPTEGLCLASDTSTESRYD